A genome region from Danio aesculapii chromosome 2, fDanAes4.1, whole genome shotgun sequence includes the following:
- the LOC130238409 gene encoding uncharacterized protein LOC130238409 codes for MGASEVTSAASCLLQLQQTKDEYRTFQRSKPCSLSLRGQTVPGELSKLQPIPPIKRQAEGTVREALGASANISTAFDQLPLQQTKEKDWIFRQLRPLTFPPRGQATPEDLTKLQPVPPPPRRQQQEPKTTGASANIAKVSSQPPLQQTRISLKEKIEAEPKAQREENKRRAEKIIEDILEKKEKANQEKELKWRSMMKEHFEHYDTLANYMSQDGNFDKKIDLLQKMVDTSYICLKDAKKKNKELLEFKYGTPLKILNERMTQMISEISRSKEGAEGIVYHPALHLKEEAVVDSCLDACEFIKSHNLQTTVKQRLLDLQFQQKQQEITMKECKIDEWRKHRGQTGKCLEMALAPSVIITGRKLKPLSKPPRAVKKAELVKRPSQNLKKNIYKKQ; via the exons ATGGGTGCAAGTGAAGTAACATCTGCAGCCTCCTGCCTACTGCAGCTCCAGCAAAC AAAAGACGAGTATAGGACATTTCAAAGGTCGAAGCCCTGTTCTCTCAGTCTGAGAGGTCAGACGGTTCCTGGAGAATTGTCCAAACTCCAGCCAATACCACCAATAAAAAGGCAGGCAGAAGGCACTGTGAGAGAGGCACTGGGAGCGAGTGCAAACATCTCTACAGCCTTTGACCAACTGCCGCTCCAGCAAAC aaaagaaaaggatTGGATATTTCGACAGTTGAGACCCTTGACTTTCCCTCCGAGAGGTCAGGCGACTCCTGAAGATTTGACCAAACTCCAGCCAGTACCACCACCACCTAGAAGGCAACAGCAGGAACCAAAAACAACGGGAGCGAGTGCAAACATCGCTAAAGTCTCCAGCCAACCACCGCTCCAGCAAAC GAGAATCTCTCTTAAAGAAAAAATAGAGGCCGAACCAAAGGCCCAGAGAGAGGAAAACAAGAGAAGAGCAGAGAAAATAATTGAGGACATCTTAGAAAAAAAGGAGAAGGCCAACCAAGAGAAAGAATTGAAATGGAGGTCAATGATGAAGGAACATTTTGAACATTACGACACCCTCGCCAACTATATGAGCCAAGATGGAAATTT tgATAAGAAGATAGACCTCCTGCAGAAGATGGTGGACACCAGTTATATCTGCCTCAAAGACGCCAAGAAGAAAAATAAGGAGCTGTTGGAATTCAAATATGGCACTCCCTTGAAAATCTTA AATGAACGGATGACACAGATGATCTCCGAGATCAGCAGAAGCAAGGAGGGTGCTGAAGGAATCGTCTACCATCCAGCCCTTCATTTAAAGGAGGAAGCAGTGGTGGACTCCTGTTTGGACGCTTGCGAGTTTATTAAAAGCCACAACCTCCAAACAACAGTCAAGCAGCGCTTGCTAGATCTCCAGTTCCA ACAAAAACAACAGGAGATAACCATGAAGGAATGCAAGATCGATGAATGGCGAAAACATCGAGGACAGACTGGCAAATGTCTGGAAATGGCACTCGCACCTTCTGTGATTATA ACTGGAAGAAAACTGAAGCCACTCAGCAAACCTCCAAGAGCTGTCAAGAAAGCGGAACTGGTTAAACGGCCTTCTCAAAACCTCAAGAAAAACAtctacaaaaaacaataa